Proteins encoded by one window of Salvia splendens isolate huo1 chromosome 5, SspV2, whole genome shotgun sequence:
- the LOC121803119 gene encoding uncharacterized protein LOC121803119: protein MEFTQLSLAGGLYEDGKSGSGDGGMKRKWNTEAFPNTVDLQLKHPLPSDWEQCLDLQSGRMFYVNRKTSRKTWMRPEEQKLDLELNISTGHDIGHKENSSSSSSSNNMVALACSSCHLLVILCKTSPTCPNCKYVHSLASSSPKAKAPSSWGL from the exons ATGGAATTCACTCAACTGTCTCTAGCTGGAGGGCTGTATGAAGATGGCAAAAGCGGCAGCGGCGACGGTGGAATGAAGAGGAAATGGAACACAGAAGCTTTCCCAAACACAGTTGATCTTCAGCTTAAACATCCTTTGCCTTCTGATTGGGAGCAATGCCTTGATCTTCAA TCGGGCAGAATGTTCTATGTGAACCGGAAGACATCAAGAAAGACTTGGATGAGGCCGGAAGAGCAAAAGCTTGACCTTGAACTCAACATATCGACGGGCCACGACATCGGGCATAAGGAAAATTCATCGTCGTCGTCATCAAGTAACAATATGGTAGCATTGGCTTGTTCCAGCTGCCATCTTCTTGTGATATTATGTAAGACTTCACCCACTTGCCCTAACTGTAAGTATGTCCATTCTCTTGCATCATCTTCACCTAAAGCCAAAGCCCCTTCTAGTTGGGGACTTTAA